The genomic region GAGATTGCCAGATAATATCACTCAATTAAATATTCATCCGGGTTGGATTTATTGGATTTCTGGGTCCGGAACTATTTATAAAACTCCAATCGGAGGTGGCGGTAGCGTATCCTTATATAGACCTTAGAGCTACGTTAGTAATTATTAATTAAAAGTAGGTTATAGTTATACAAGTTCTAGTAAATGGAGTAAATATTAATGATGGGTTGTACCCAGTTTTGAATTTTCAACCAACAGGTGCAGAATTTCCATTCCTATATGTTCCTATTGCAGAATTTAGAAGAGTAGGAGCTAGAGTAGTTTGGGATGATGCAGCTCAAATAATGTATGTAACGACGGACTATTTTACTATAGGAGAACGAATAGCACAATTACAAGCGGAAAATGAACTATTAAAAAGGCGATTAGAAGAGCAGACACCTGTAGGTAGAGGTAACACAACTGAAAATATAAGAAGTGGTGGATTTACAGCACAACAAGGGAATTATGTATACTTTGGAAGACATAGACCTGGCAATCCTCTAATA from Serpentinicella alkaliphila harbors:
- a CDS encoding DUF5050 domain-containing protein, producing the protein MNFQPTGAEFPFLYVPIAEFRRVGARVVWDDAAQIMYVTTDYFTIGERIAQLQAENELLKRRLEEQTPVGRGNTTENIRSGGFTAQQGNYVYFGRHRPGNPLIRDLTRTTLDRSVIERLGEDDPSYINVLGDWVYYRHGLDNGRLYRRRTDGLNPTPPTSENVGFILVVNEWIYYQNVNDNYSLYRIRLRWFR